From the Sphingobium yanoikuyae genome, the window TAGTCAATTACACGATATGTGTAAATATGAATTCATGAGGTTTTCCGTGACCGACTCCGCGCTTGCAGCAGCCTCGTCGCAAATCTCTGCCGCTCAGGTTGGCATTCCCCAGATCAAGGCGTTCTTCGACGAGCCGACCTTCACGGTGACCTACGTCGTGCACGATCCAGAGAGCCTTCGCGCCGCGATCGTCGACAGCGTTCTGGATTATGATCCGGCTTCGGGGCGCACATCTTTCTCCGCAGCCGAGGCGGTGCTCGCCTACGTCAAGGAAAAGGGGTTATCCGTCGACTGGCATCTGGAGACCCACGCCCACGCCGATCACCTCTCGGCCGCGCCCTATCTGCAGCAGAAGATCGGCGGAAAGATCGCCATCGGCGAGCACATCGTCATCGTGCAGGAGACATTCGGCAAGCTGTTCAATGCCGGTACCGACTTCGAGCGCGACGGCTCGGACTTCGATCGCCTTTGGAAAGATGGCGACCGTTTCCGCATCGGCAATCTCGATGTCACGGTGTTGCATGTCCCGGGGCACACGCCAG encodes:
- a CDS encoding MBL fold metallo-hydrolase produces the protein MTDSALAAASSQISAAQVGIPQIKAFFDEPTFTVTYVVHDPESLRAAIVDSVLDYDPASGRTSFSAAEAVLAYVKEKGLSVDWHLETHAHADHLSAAPYLQQKIGGKIAIGEHIVIVQETFGKLFNAGTDFERDGSDFDRLWKDGDRFRIGNLDVTVLHVPGHTPACIAYVIGDAVFVGDTMFMPDYGTARADFPGGDARTLYQSAMRLLSLPPETRLFMCHDYLPEGRKDYVWETTVEAERKANVHIHEGVSEDEFVAMREARDKTLAMPRLILPSVQVNMRAGHLPPAEDNGVIYLKIPVNAV